A window of the Capricornis sumatraensis isolate serow.1 chromosome 9, serow.2, whole genome shotgun sequence genome harbors these coding sequences:
- the ZBTB7A gene encoding zinc finger and BTB domain-containing protein 7A translates to MAGGVDGPIGIPFPDHSSDILSGLNEQRTQGLLCDVVILVEGREFPTHRSVLAACSQYFKKLFTSGAVVDQQNVYEIDFVSAEALTALMDFAYTATLTVSTANVGDILSAARLLEIPAVSHVCADLLDRQILAADAGADAGQLDLVDQIDQRNLLRAKEYLEFFQTNPMNSLPATAAASFPWSAFGASDDDLDATKEAVAAAVAAVAAGDCNGLDFYGPGPPAERPSAGDGDEGDSNPGLWPERDEDAPAGGLFPTPVVPPSTTTQNGHYGRGGEEEAASLSEAAPEPGDSPGFLSGTAEGEDADGADADGLAASTLLQQMMSSVGRAGATTAGDSDEESRADDKGVVDYYLKYFSGAHDGDVYPAWSQKVEKKIRAKAFQKCPICEKVIQGAGKLPRHIRTHTGEKPYECNICKVRFTRQDKLKVHMRKHTGEKPYLCQQCGAAFAHNYDLKNHMRVHTGLRPYQCDSCCKTFVRSDHLHRHLKKDGCNGVPSRRGRKPRVRGGALGGPDPAPASGAPAPPPPGAPAPPGSPEDDTAAAARRNGQEKHFKDEDEEEDEASPDGLGRLNVASAAGGGDGGSRASTADGSFAAGLA, encoded by the exons ATGGCCGGCGGCGTGGACGGCCCCATCGGGATCCCGTTCCCCGACCACAGCAGTGACATCCTGAGCGGACTCAACGAGCAGCGGACGCAGGGCCTGCTGTGTGACGTGGTGATCCTGGTAGAGGGCCGCGAGTTCCCCACGCACCGCTCGGTGCTAGCCGCCTGCAGCCAGTACTTCAAGAAGTTGTTCACATCAGGCGCCGTGGTGGACCAGCAGAACGTGTACGAGATCGACTTCGTCAGCGCTGAGGCGCTCACGGCCCTCATGGACTTCGCCTACACGGCCACACTCACTGTCAGCACGGCCAACGTGGGCGACATCCTCAGTGCTGCCCGCCTGCTCGAGATCCCCGCTGTGAGCCACGTGTGCGCTGACCTCCTCGACCGGCAGATCCTGGCAGCCGACGCAGGCGCCGATGCCGGGCAGCTGGACCTCGTAGATCAAATTGATCAGCGAAACCTCCTTCGCGCCAAGGAGTACCTCGAGTTCTTCCAGACCAATCCCATGAACAGCCTGCCCGCCACCGCGGCTGCCTCCTTCCCATGGTCTGCCTTTGGCGCATCCGACGATGACCTGGATGCCACCAAGGAGGCTGTGGCGGCCGCCGTGGCCGCCGTGGCTGCTGGCGACTGCAATGGCTTGGATTTCTACGGGCCCGGCCCCCCGGCTGAGCGGCCTTCGGCCGGGGATGGGGATGAGGGCGACAGCAACCCAGGTCTGTGGCCAGAGCGGGATGAGGACGCCCCGGCAGGGGGCCTCTTCCCAACCCCCGTGGTCCCACCATCCACCACCACGCAGAACGGCCACTACggccggggcggggaggaggaggcagcctcACTGTCGGAGGCAGCCCCGGAGCCAGGCGACTCTCCGGGTTTCCTGTCGGGCACGGCTGAGGGCGAGGATGCGGACGGGGCTGATGCGGACGGGCTGGCGGCCAGCACGCTGCTGCAGCAGATGATGTCGTCGGTGGGCCGGGCGGGGGCGACCACAGCGGGGGACAGCGACGAGGAGTCACGGGCGGACGACAAAGGTGTTGTGGACTACTACCTGAAGTACTTCAGCGGCGCCCACGACGGGGACGTCTACCCGGCCTGGTCACAGAAGGTGGAGAAGAAGATCCGGGCCAAGGCCTTCCAGAAGTGCCCCATCTGCGAGAAGGTCATCCAGGGTGCTGGCAAGCTGCCGCGCCACATCCGGACCcacacgggcgagaagccctACGAGTGTAACATCTGCAAGGTCCGATTCACCAG GCAGGACAAGCTCAAGGTGCACATGAGGAAGCACACGGGCGAGAAGCCGTACCTGTGCCAGCAGTGCGGGGCGGCCTTTGCGCACAACTACGACCTGAAGAACCACATGCGCGTGCACACCGGCCTGCGGCCTTACCAGTGTGACAGCTGCTGCAAGACGTTCGTGCGCTCCGACCATCTGCACAGACACCTCAAGAAGGACGGCTGCAATGGCGTGCCCTCCCGCCGTGGCCGCAAGCCCCGCGTGCGGGGCGGGGCGCTCGGGGGGCCCGACCCCGCTCCAGCTTCGGGGGCCCCCGCGCCCCCACCGCCtggcgcccccgccccgcccggctcgcCGGAAGATGacaccgccgccgccgcgcggCGCAATGGCCAGGAGAAGCACTTTAAGGacgaggacgaggaggaggacGAGGCCAGCCCCGATGGCCTGGGCAGGTTGAATGTAGCGAGCGCCGCAGGGGGAGGCGACGGGGGCTCCAGGGCCTCCACCGCCGACGGCAGCTTCGCGGCCGGACTCGcttga
- the PIAS4 gene encoding E3 SUMO-protein ligase PIAS4 gives MAAELVEAKNMVMSFRVSDLQMLLGFVGRSKSGLKHELVTRALQLVQFDCSPELFKKIKELYETRYAKKSSEPVPQPHRPLDPLTMHSTYERASSVPRTPLTGPNIDYPVLYGKYLNGLGRLPAKTLKPEVRLVKLPFFNMLDELLKPTELVPQNNEKLQESPCIFALTPRQVELIRNSRELQPGVKAVQVVLRICYSDTSSPQEDQYPPNIAVKVNHSYCSVPGYYPSNKPGVEPKRPCRPINLTHLMYLSSATNRITVTWGNYGKSYSVALYLVRQLTSSELLQRLKTIGVKHPELCKALVKEKLRLDPDSEIATTGVRVSLICPLVKMRLSVPCRAETCAHLQCFDAVFYLQMNEKKPTWMCPVCDKPAPYDQLIIDGLLSKILSECEDADEIEYLVDGSWCPIRAEKERSCSPQCPILVLGTSDANGLLSTPSVNGGGGSMLGGAGSGGGPVGSVENGKPGADVVDLTLDSSSSSEEEEEEEEDEEDEDEEGPRPKRRCPFQKGLVSAC, from the exons ATGGCGGCGGAACTGGTGGAGGCCAAA AACATGGTGATGAGTTTCCGAGTCTCCGACCTTCAGATGCTCCTGGGTTTTGTCGGCCGGAGTAAGAGTGGACTTAAACATGAACTTGTCACGCGGGCCCTCCAGCTGGTCCAGTTTGACTGTAGCCCCGAGCTGTTCAAGAAAATCAAGGAGCTCTATGAGACACGCTACGCCAAGAAGAGCTCAGAGCCTGTACCCCAACCCCACCGGCCCCTGGACCCCCTGACGATGCACTCCACCTATGAGCGGGCCAGCTCGGTACCCAGGACTCCCCTCACAGGCCCCAACATTGACTACCCCGTGCTCTACGGGAAGTACTTAAACGGACTCGGACGGTTGCCTGCCAAGACCCTCAAGCCAGAAGTGCGCCTGGTGAAGCTGCCCTTCTTCAACATGTTGGATGAGTTGCTGAAGCCCACTGAGCTGG TTCCACAGAATAACGAGAAGCTTCAGGAGAGCCCCTGCATCTTCGCCTTGACCCCCAGACAGGTGGAGCTGATCCGGAACTCCAG AGAACTGCAGCCTGGGGTCAAGGCCGTGCAGGTTGTCCTAAG AATCTGCTATTCAGACACCAGCAGCCCTCAGGAAGACCAGTACCCACCCAACATCGCCGTGAAGGTCAACCACAGCTACTGCTCGGTGCCG GGCTACTACCCCTCAAACAAGCCTGGAGTGGAGCCCAAGAGGCCGTGCCGCCCCATCAACCTCACCCACCTCATGTACCTGTCCTCGGCCACCAACCGCATCACTGTCACCTGGGGCAACTACGGCAAG AGTTATTCCGTGGCCTTGTACTTGGTGCGGCAGCTGACCTCCTCAGAGCTGCTGCAGAGGTTGAAGACCATCGGGGTCAAGCACCCGGAGCTGTGCAAGGCGCTGG TCAAAGAGAAGCTGCGGCTGGACCCTGACAGTGAGATCGCCACCACGGGCGTGCGGGTCTCCCTCATCTGCCCG CTGGTGAAGATGCGGCTGTCAGTGCCCTGCCGCGCGGAGACCTGCGCGCACCTGCAGTGCTTTGACGCGGTCTTCTACCTCCAGATGAACGAGAAGAAGCCCACCTGGATGTGCCCGGTGTGTGACAAGCCGGCCCCTTATGACCAGCTCATCATTGACGG GCTCCTCTCCAAGATCCTGAGCGAGTGCGAGGACGCGGACGAGATTGAGTACCTGGTGGATGGCTCGTGGTGCCCAATTCGCGCCGAGAAGGAGCGCAGCTGCAGCCCCCAGTGCCCCATCCTCGTGCTCG GCACCTCGGACGCCAATGGGCTCCTCTCTACCCCCAGCGTCAACGGCGGGGGCGGCAGCATGCTTGGGGGTGCAGGCAGCGGAGGCGGCCCAGTGGGCAGTGTGGAGAACGGGAAGCCAGGAGCTGACGTGGTGGACCTAACGCTGGACAGCTCGTCGTCCtcggaggaggaagaggaagaagaggaggatgaggaggaCGAGGACGAGGAGGGCCCCCGGCCAAAGCGCCGCTGCCCCTTCCAGAAGGGTCTGGTGTCGGCCTGCTGA